The sequence CTGCCCTGGGTGATTCGGCTCAGAAATACCTATTCATTCTGGAAAATCAGAAGTCGAATCCGGCCAGCATTCAGAAATCAGCCAATAATGAGTACATTCTGGCCAACCGCTACGACCAGACGGTACGGATGATCAACAACAATGTGAGCCGGTCAACACCCATCAATCTGACCCGGAATTTTGTAAACCTGTACCTAAGTAAAGATGGTTTGCCGATCGAAAAGTCACCCTTGTTTAAAGGGTACGCCACGATGACATCCGAGTTCGAGAATCGCGATAACCGGATGCGGTATAACATGAAAATTGCGGGTGGTTATTACTGGTCGCCCAATGCCAACTGGCGCATCGACTGGACGGGCGGCCCGGCCGACAGAGCCAATGCCGATGGATCGCCCTTTAAGCCCTATGCCAACGGAACATCGGGATACTACAGCCAGAAATGGGTAGCGGAGCGTCAGGTTCCTGATAATCAGGAAGCCTATGATTATCCGGTAATTCGGTATGCCGAAGTTTTGCTGAACTACGCTGAGGCCGTGTTTGAACGGAATGGAACCATTAGCGATGCTGATCTGGACAAGTCGTTAAATCTGGTCCGGAATCGGGTTAACAAAGCAATGCCAAAATTGAGCAACCAGTTTGTCACGACCAATGGGTTGGACATGCGGACGGAAATTCGGCGGGAACGGACCATTGAACTGTATCAGGAAGGCTTCCGGCTCGATGATCTGAAGCGTTGGCACAATGCCGTTGAAGTTCTCACCAAACCACTGGTCGGCGTTAAGTGGACGGGTACTGAATTTCAGACACTTTGGCCTTCACAGGCCGCTACGGCGAAAGATGCGGAAGGAAACCTGATCGTGGATGGCAGCCGCTCCTTCAGTGAGAAAAACTATCTGCTACCTATTCCTTCCCAGCAGATCCAGCTGAACCCCAAGCTCGAACA comes from Spirosoma aureum and encodes:
- a CDS encoding RagB/SusD family nutrient uptake outer membrane protein translates to MKPFRFSYTLLLAGALSLTQTSCNKALDLDPLDQLSDAAYWTSPNDFLLAANAFYPYMRTFADVVYDTPPNTSNQNYHTDYKADILASQNIFSRGLNTVPTTDSPYSIGYTRIRNINYLLSKAPTYPTPAEISKYVAEAKFFRAYIYFDLLQVYGGVPIINKLLAPDSPELQAPRNTRDEVVDFIIKDLNEAIADLPIKTAQTAAELGRINKEVAQSFLGRVALYEGTWQKFRSGARANALLDIAISASGAVITGGQYQLFAPAALGDSAQKYLFILENQKSNPASIQKSANNEYILANRYDQTVRMINNNVSRSTPINLTRNFVNLYLSKDGLPIEKSPLFKGYATMTSEFENRDNRMRYNMKIAGGYYWSPNANWRIDWTGGPADRANADGSPFKPYANGTSGYYSQKWVAERQVPDNQEAYDYPVIRYAEVLLNYAEAVFERNGTISDADLDKSLNLVRNRVNKAMPKLSNQFVTTNGLDMRTEIRRERTIELYQEGFRLDDLKRWHNAVEVLTKPLVGVKWTGTEFQTLWPSQAATAKDAEGNLIVDGSRSFSEKNYLLPIPSQQIQLNPKLEQNPGW